The Kozakia baliensis genome includes a region encoding these proteins:
- a CDS encoding serine hydrolase domain-containing protein: MTLTGLTRRHFMAASLAAPTALSACTPLDRFAEIDRLARHAVTDGAAPGVVVAIGHDGAIVHRTVCGNRALLPVRESMTWETRFDMASLTKPTITALAIMQLVEQGALVLDERVAHYLPAFAANGKDAITLRLLLTHYSGLPPDLPLDDPWTGKAEAIRRAMVSPLINPPGAKFVYSDINFVVLGLLVERMSNLSLDLYARKAILTPMGLNESTFLPTETENIAPTQFDEQGRMLRGVVHDPTARRMGGLAGHAGLFSDAHDMSLYAQSLLDRRAGRPSNFPLRQDTLITMTTPQQPPGKTDLRGLGWDIATHYSSPRGDLFPKGSFGHTGFTGTSLWLDPASDSYVLILTNRVHPAGGHSVVKLRHDIATAAARALGITTHA, translated from the coding sequence GACGCTTACCGGTCTGACCCGTCGTCATTTCATGGCTGCGAGCCTGGCCGCCCCCACGGCGCTTTCGGCTTGCACACCGCTCGATCGCTTCGCCGAGATCGACCGTCTGGCCCGGCATGCCGTGACGGATGGCGCAGCGCCTGGCGTTGTCGTCGCAATCGGCCATGACGGCGCCATCGTTCATCGCACCGTGTGCGGCAACCGCGCTCTGCTGCCCGTGCGCGAAAGCATGACGTGGGAGACACGCTTCGATATGGCCTCCCTCACCAAGCCGACCATCACGGCTCTGGCCATCATGCAACTCGTCGAGCAAGGCGCACTCGTTCTGGACGAAAGAGTAGCGCACTACCTGCCCGCCTTCGCCGCCAATGGTAAGGACGCCATCACTCTACGCTTACTTCTGACGCATTATTCCGGCCTCCCGCCCGATCTTCCGCTAGACGATCCCTGGACCGGCAAGGCCGAAGCCATCCGTCGCGCCATGGTTTCCCCGCTCATCAATCCGCCCGGGGCGAAATTCGTCTATAGCGATATCAATTTCGTCGTGCTCGGCCTTCTGGTTGAGCGCATGAGCAATCTTTCGCTCGATCTTTATGCGCGCAAAGCCATTCTCACACCCATGGGCCTCAACGAATCTACATTTCTACCCACGGAAACCGAAAATATTGCTCCTACGCAATTCGACGAACAAGGTCGCATGCTCCGTGGCGTCGTGCACGATCCCACCGCGCGTCGCATGGGTGGCCTCGCCGGTCACGCTGGGCTGTTTTCGGATGCCCATGACATGAGCCTCTATGCGCAATCCCTGCTTGACCGCCGCGCCGGACGCCCGAGCAATTTCCCGCTTCGGCAGGACACGCTCATCACGATGACCACACCTCAACAACCCCCAGGCAAAACCGACCTCCGCGGACTAGGCTGGGACATCGCCACGCACTACTCCTCCCCACGTGGCGATCTCTTTCCGAAAGGCTCGTTCGGCCATACGGGCTTCACCGGCACATCGCTCTGGCTCGATCCGGCGAGCGATAGTTACGTTCTTATCCTCACCAACCGCGTGCATCCCGCTGGCGGCCATAGCGTCGTCAAACTCCGGCACGATATCGCCACCGCCGCCGCCCGCGCGCTTGGCATCACCACTCATGCGTAA
- a CDS encoding arabinose transporter, with the protein MDLAPSYLARLTIGLFLSYLAVAMPLAVIPIFVTQWPQFGNGWAGLAVGIAFISTILTRNYAGTLSDSRGGRLCMRRGLTIYIVASALCALPGIAGLPHIARYVILIAGRLLLGFGESLTIVGMLGWGIGLMGQARAGRVLAWTGAAMYGAFAAGGPIGLVLYNRAGFLVLMLVAALLPLVGLGFVQSVPTAPLHNGQRKAFWSVLETIRWQGIAVALQGVGFAALGAFLSLRFMHSGWPYAGLGLSCFGLAFVAGRFACGHLPDKIGGLRVALISLAIEAAGQYLIWLAPSPLLALAGAVLTGAGCSMVFPSLGVEVVKIVAPHMRGTALGGFSAFQDLAYALTGPLAGLIADRHGYATIFLFGGLCATAAFCVVLKLLNESLKSARQIET; encoded by the coding sequence ATGGATCTCGCTCCATCCTACCTTGCCCGGCTGACGATTGGCCTGTTTCTTTCCTACCTTGCCGTGGCCATGCCTTTGGCCGTCATTCCGATTTTCGTCACGCAGTGGCCGCAATTCGGGAATGGCTGGGCGGGCCTTGCTGTGGGCATCGCGTTTATTTCAACCATTCTTACCCGCAATTATGCCGGTACGCTTTCGGATTCACGTGGTGGCCGTCTTTGTATGCGGCGCGGTTTGACCATCTATATCGTAGCCAGCGCCCTTTGCGCCCTCCCCGGCATCGCGGGCCTGCCTCATATCGCGCGATATGTCATCCTCATCGCAGGTCGCCTCTTACTTGGTTTCGGGGAAAGCCTGACCATCGTCGGCATGCTTGGTTGGGGTATCGGCCTCATGGGCCAAGCCCGCGCCGGACGCGTTTTAGCCTGGACGGGCGCCGCCATGTATGGCGCGTTCGCCGCAGGTGGCCCGATCGGGCTCGTCCTCTATAATCGTGCGGGATTTCTCGTGTTGATGCTGGTCGCCGCCTTATTGCCGTTGGTCGGTCTTGGCTTTGTGCAAAGCGTTCCGACCGCCCCGCTTCATAATGGCCAGCGCAAAGCCTTCTGGTCCGTATTGGAAACTATCCGCTGGCAAGGCATCGCCGTTGCCTTACAGGGTGTCGGCTTTGCCGCGTTGGGGGCGTTTCTTTCCCTGCGCTTCATGCATTCCGGCTGGCCCTATGCCGGTCTGGGCCTGAGTTGTTTCGGATTGGCTTTCGTGGCCGGTCGTTTTGCCTGCGGTCATCTTCCCGATAAAATCGGCGGGTTACGTGTGGCTCTGATCTCCCTCGCCATCGAAGCTGCCGGGCAATATCTTATCTGGCTTGCCCCATCGCCGCTCCTCGCTCTTGCTGGCGCCGTGCTGACAGGCGCGGGCTGCTCGATGGTTTTTCCCTCCCTTGGCGTGGAAGTCGTCAAAATCGTCGCGCCTCACATGCGCGGAACGGCGCTCGGCGGTTTTTCAGCGTTTCAGGATCTCGCCTATGCACTCACAGGCCCGCTTGCCGGACTGATCGCCGATCGCCATGGATATGCTACGATTTTTCTGTTTGGCGGACTTTGCGCCACAGCCGCATTCTGTGTCGTTCTGAAGTTGCTCAACGAAAGCCTTAAATCGGCAAGGCAAATCGAAACGTGA